A genomic stretch from Gammaproteobacteria bacterium includes:
- a CDS encoding PstS family phosphate ABC transporter substrate-binding protein, whose product MVLAAAVLLAACGGGERRQVIQNKGSDTLVNVAQAWAEEYQTVDQSVVVAVSGGGSGTGIAALINGTVDLANASRAMKQKEIDLAKSSGQNPIQHIVGYDALAVFVHQDNPIGPMSLALLAEIYGDGSTISKWTDLGIEVPGCQGQEMVLVSRQNNSGTYSYFRSAVLGKEREFRLGTRDMHGSKDVVDLVEKTPCAIGYSGLAYATDHIKMACISSAEGAPCVEPTVASASDRSYPIARPLFMYTNGEPAGHIKAYLDWILSDTGQCIILEKGYAPARGVSCGG is encoded by the coding sequence ATGGTGCTGGCAGCTGCCGTGCTGCTGGCTGCCTGCGGTGGAGGCGAACGCCGCCAGGTGATCCAGAACAAGGGTTCCGACACGCTGGTCAACGTTGCCCAGGCGTGGGCGGAAGAGTACCAGACGGTCGATCAGTCGGTTGTTGTTGCCGTATCCGGCGGCGGCTCAGGTACCGGCATTGCCGCGCTGATCAATGGCACCGTCGATCTTGCCAACGCCAGTCGGGCAATGAAACAGAAAGAAATCGACCTGGCGAAGTCATCGGGTCAGAATCCAATCCAGCATATCGTTGGCTACGATGCGTTGGCCGTTTTCGTGCATCAAGATAACCCGATTGGCCCCATGTCGCTGGCGCTGCTGGCCGAGATCTACGGTGACGGCAGCACAATTTCCAAGTGGACGGATCTGGGCATCGAGGTGCCGGGCTGCCAGGGCCAGGAAATGGTGCTGGTGAGCCGGCAGAACAACTCCGGTACTTACTCGTACTTTCGCAGTGCGGTACTGGGCAAAGAGCGTGAGTTCCGTCTTGGCACCCGCGACATGCACGGATCCAAGGACGTCGTTGACCTGGTAGAGAAAACACCCTGCGCGATTGGCTACAGCGGCCTGGCCTACGCGACCGATCACATCAAGATGGCCTGTATTTCGAGTGCTGAAGGTGCGCCGTGTGTCGAACCGACGGTTGCCAGTGCCAGCGACCGCAGCTACCCGATTGCCCGGCCGCTGTTCATGTACACCAATGGCGAGCCGGCCGGTCACATCAAGGCCTACCTGGACTGGATCCTGTCCGATACCGGGCAATGCATCATCCTGGAGAAAGGCTACGCACCGGCGCGTGGTGTAAGCTGCGGCGGTTGA